The window AGGAACTATTATAGAGTTGAAGCACCTTCGAACGTATGACCATCCacttaaaattttgaactttGTATTTTGGCCCTTCAAACCATGTATAGATTGTTTTTGACATGGTCGCAATATAATTAGTGTAGATGGTACCCATATATACACCAAGTATAAGCAAAAACTATTCACAGCATTAACTTTGGATGCTAATAACCAGGTTTTGCCTCTAGTATTTGCACTTGTTGATGAAGAAAATTACGATTCTTGGCGTTGGTTCCACGGTAATGTTGCACGACATTTTACAAGAGGTTGCAGAGATGTGTGCGTTATATCTGATAGGCATTCGGTATAACAAGTACGGTGCAAGATCTCACTGACTTCAAACCTCCTCACGTATCGATCGTTTTTGTTTGActcttattattatattaataataacatATTTACTGATTAGttataatatatcacatgcATTCTAGATAGTAAAGAATAATCGATAACCGAAAGCTAATTGATCCATATGAGTCATATATGGGGCAGTACTAATATAGATCAGTGTCCAAAACCTAAATAAATGCAGGTATGAAAATGTAATATTACATAAACTTCCAATATTTAACATGTTTTCGATCTTCAAAACTCTTGAAAATCTAGGCATGTCATCTTCAAATATTGATCACCCACTAAatctaatatttaaaataaatttccaTGGTATATTATACAAATTTAGGGATGAGAATGGGCCAAAAACCATACCCACtttaaataattatcaaataattaaaaacacaatacataaaatatcctaacatacgcTTAGCAAATTGCTCTTGGGTCTCTATCATCATTTTATggtataatatcaaatattttattaaatacataATATCACATGTTATCAACAAATCATGTATCTAATAAATTATCACTAACCGTCATAATTAATAAGTTAAACAAACATTTTTATTTAccttcaattaattaaatttcttgtaaaacaaTTTTTACTAAAATTGATTATAATCCAAttctgatttatttttttataaaaaaatccgtaattttattaaaaatctaTTTCTAGGGTAAATGCGaccatattttcataaaatatcaatctagcccaaatttttttgaaaattaagaaAATCACCTTGGGCCCAAAATATTCGAGCATATATTGGATAGGGCTGCCCGAGAATATCTCAGATAACCTGCCCCCGACTACCTGCGTGCTGGtctgtagaacccgttaaatcagactacgtataagccatgcataatttttagtatttaaatttacaaaaatgatttcttgattatttaaagtatttttaaagttgttagtcatgattatttattttaaatcccataaatttagttttatcttttcagttaaatatgtgaggccggactggagtgaGAGTATtgtgataaaatttaatattaagaaaaaaattcctagaatttatttaagataaataataatttaatttaatgtaaaagaaagtttaaagaattattaaattaattagagataagtagtaaataagttccttttgtccaagaatttaattaaaagcctaaattaaaatatgtgaccaattgagataagttaatctagacttattttatttaagaaattgtaacttaacatgttagtaaatttaatttaaaaattagccatgcatgcaagataattatcattctaaattaaattatttattcactaaaatacttaatgagtagataaaactctaaagatttaaaatacaatatttaagcaatatttttccCTCCCATTATCTCAAATTTTCTGCCATCCCTTCCTAGATTGAATTAAATTTGACATCTCTTCATTTTATATCTTTCTTTATCTCAttcttggtagataattccTTCATTTTAATCACtaataattattgaattaagcaatatttccctacattattttttttgtaaaaatcgGCCATCACCCTTTATAGattcaaaatatttgacaaCTCATTTCTCTTGATTCATTTCCTTAATCCATTCTTAGTAGATAATCCCCTCACCATTTAATCTTCAACaattaaacaattaagcaatttttctaCCCTAGTTTGAATGATATTTTCGGCTCTGTCACCTCCTAATTATCTTTCAAATACCTTGATATCCTAATCATTTCCTTATCTCTCAAACAACTAGGATAGCAAGATTCATTTTTCATCTCAACTCTCCCATTTAATTAGTAGATTTTCCCTTCATCCCTAACCATGTTTCCTCCTCCATATTCTCGAAATTTCAGTGTCCTTCAGCTAGAGAAAATCGTGAGTTCTTGAGAGtaaaattaagagagaaaacaaGAAAGAAGCAAAGCAACTCCGTCTCCACCGCGCCGTGTCGTcatttgatttgttttcttttcaaaacaaatttccaggcatgtatatacatttcttttctcttcaatcaagttatataaataatttaaaacattaCACGTACATGAATCATGAAGCAAAAATCGATTTgatttttggacagcaacttcgaaaaacatgtacagaattttcggcTCTTCCCACATGCACTTCGCGTTCTTTGTTGTTTTTGTGGTTGCAGGGTTGGATCGATTTCCAGGGACTCAAGGCTGCTTTTATACCTGATATAGGGTGTGCTAGGAAGGGAGTTGTCCATTGGTTTCAGCCCTTTCCCCCCTTGCATTACGTTTTGGACAGCAACTCCCCAGCATGTCATTTTGTGTCTCGATTTGCATGTTTATTGTCTAAGGTAAAGATTcagatcttggctgccctacgAGAtctagccatggttagaacctctCCATtttatgtctaagacgtgaccaagtcagcctttcaaggcttggtccatggttccctcggtttttaaataaaacaagaCAAGTGCCCTTCGATCCCCTTTATTTTTCCTGCATGTGTAGCTTTCGATTTTAGGGGTGATGTGGATCTTTGTTggctttttagcccttagccacggttcacacaatacctcatggggtctagatcatgccatggccgatcctatggccactggaatgatacATGACGACAAGAACAAGCGAAACGTCCCACGCGTGCAGTTTGGTTCTCGGTTGGAAGCGTGGTGATGTTTCTggtgttgcttggattgtggctAGCCCAGGGCCCTTAGTCATGAttcaagccacaccttaggatgttggtaagaggctctggttggtggttcaatcCCCAATGGCCAATAGTCTCGAAAACGAAGCAATGCAAGCACAAGCGCTGTTGCTGTAATTGGACAGCAGCTTGGGGCTCGGTTCAGAGgggtcgtttgagttcttgtttggcttttagcctatgactttggactggacagtacctcattgagttaggaaggtcatgtttttggccgttagtgattcggttaagtttagaggtcgtacgagaatttacggtgcaatgtgccaaaatgactctcgaaagagcgtttcttgtttttggCCTTCATTCACCAAATTTCGACTTGTACAAATTTTCAGAgctttatttcatcattttaggtgtattttaatcatgaataaatgatggttcgatgttggttcgggttggtacggagtcatggttagaaaTTTATTTGTAGGTCTAGTTGGCCCCGTTTTTGGGTTCAATGACTAAGTTATTTTCAAGGAAAaaccatttgcatatttttcatgtaagaactaggtcgcagcgagcctgggaacgatccaacccattcgataaaataaaacaggatatttaattatattacgtgcataaaaatataaaatgtttatttttgagatatatgcgatattgcttgtggccacctcacgttCATGGGAAtgcagcttatcatgggattattacttcatccagTGGTCATTTActggttcatgttcatgtatagGTATGGATATCCAATCCAAGGgatgtgatgatctctaccgcccagtatactgtggttttgtctgatcagacgattcatttcacgttttgggccacttgcgtagaacatattctcaacagaaaactattatatgctatttcatgacagggcttTATCGAGCAAACAATTCACttacgattttcagttcagttatgcacgtatttagaattactcatgacaagatattttcacgttacgctttacgatatgatatcttcacacgacatgaaattttatgatatatttacttattatctatgatatatgcatgctgagtctttagactcactagacttgattgttgtaggtactgaaaAGGTCGGAACCGAGGGCAgggagccatcttgggtcggcagtagtaggaacccgaggacctcatttatcagtttatttattattttatgcaaactcattttatcacgatgaattattttaagttgttgttttgaaacagatatttacttccgctgctattttgacgTTTAaacttttatcagtttattttatgaatgaggcaagttatttacttttaaagaaaaattttaaattattccgcaaatttttaaatACGAATTTCGGGCTTCCAAAAAACTTTGGAGACCAGATTTTTCAATTGCTTTGAACATCTTAACAAGATTCTCGTCTTTGATGGTCAGAACCGATGCAAAGTTGACTTGATAAGCATTTAGAGTGTAagctccagccatttctgtaaACAAAAAGAATTTGGAGTAGATTCTGTAGTAGATGAATGCGAGAGAAAGCAGTAGTTAGTAAGCAAAAGTTTGAAATCGTAAAAGGTGAAATGAGATCGAAAAGGCGGTTAATCTTCAAAATGTACAGCCGTCAGAGAAACAtaaggacacgtgtcagtatgtttgcTGTTGAGTTTTTGAAAAGTTAAACAGAGAGTGTCAGGTAcgtcaaaattttttttaaaaaatatttaaataggcCGGCTGTCCAAGCGGTTACTAAAGaaaatcagaagaggatttgtcGTCTTATAATAATATCTACTGGAAGTCATAAAGTactgaaatatattttgaaacgtctgctctttttattgcttaaaagtactagaaatatttttttaagcactcaattttcggccatgTACATTTACCACATGAAAGTATTAAAACACTTTacccctttaaaataaaacaccaacCAACTAGAATTTTAAAGatcaagtgcaatagtcataaaatgaaatcgtcaactgttttacccaacctaaaaatcaataagtttgaaaagtatagcccatattAAACCTctaaaaaatctctcaaaaagcataaataaatagtctcaAAATctgtaacataaatcataagtcgtaaatgcggaaaaaaaagcgctggtcctcgagttgtgtgcgccttcagtccagtcaaatcatccgtcaagaccttcctcaacctcacctgcatccatcacacctagtgagtctaaagactcaacacatcataatctttataacaaataatgcgtataaaaccacatgcaacactgaaaatacttttacgtaaaaataacttttttatgacatgcaaacataaactttaactttttcctttttcctcaacatgacaaaAGACcattaacatgatcataaacattttcattttcCTTTTTTCCTCATCATGACAtaacataaaacatttttcatgatcaCAAACATTTCCCTTTtccttttgttgaattcagatcgttaattgtgacttttctTAAGCCtcaaaaagtcgatggatccatctacatgaaaccgcaGTGCTAGATGGCGGGGGACActagcaacactctcaccagtcaactgggccctggcatATCCtctttcgaatagaaatacgatcgtcggggttctctctggggcctttcccataaatgggttccctctagggccttttcccctcacgatattcccattcttaccgtTACCATATACCGTTTCCTCATATTCGTAatgatgaaaatacgatcgtcgggctcccactgggaccgtcACCCTCACGggcctcacgatatctccacattatcgaattagtcacaattactccacttccttcaacgtttacattctcatcactttataaaatcgtgcataacatatttttttattttttgaaaccaagcatgcaacatgtcttttaaatgtcttccttaaaccataaaaatcgcatggacatttaaaattcataatttaatcatgaacatttcataaacatttaaaaataatcataatatcataaaaacagcatttagagtactgccatgacgtttactaattttttggtgtgaaaagaccgttttacccctggacgtaaaatttcccgtttttgacattttcttgaattcaatgactctaacatgtcccaaacaattatttaagcctacatgaattttctcatatttttatttagcttaaatcgaggacttttaaattaatctttgaATAAGACGTATGActacgttttaatcccgaattaaaccaaaacttaatataaaattcccaaattaaaaattagacttttaataattatttaagcttaaacctaatttttcataattttataaggcttacaactaggcgtttcaattaactcgttaattagcatttcgtgaggcgattaaatccaaaaactcaatattttgatcccaatttttaacataacctttttatgatttattctacccttccaagtcatgaaaCACCTTCATGGACCCATGGATTcgattttagttattaaaatctCATTTTTGACACATTATCGAACCACCAGGGCCATCTCCCAATGTACTcaagccacgcccgagccaccttgagccaaaacctagcaaACCTATCTAGAGACCCTACTGACCATTCCCAGCCAAAAGAACCAGAT is drawn from Primulina eburnea isolate SZY01 chromosome 10, ASM2296580v1, whole genome shotgun sequence and contains these coding sequences:
- the LOC140842953 gene encoding uncharacterized protein, encoding MITNTHLGIVHCDPAYEIKYSQESIKSKYGYDISYTKAWKSLKYVVDIVNGKWESSISLLPKYMGALSKYNLGTIIELKHLRTVDGTHIYTKYKQKLFTALTLDANNQVLPLVFALVDEENYDSWRWFHGNVARHFTRGCRDVCVISDRHSV